A genomic window from Corticium candelabrum chromosome 8, ooCorCand1.1, whole genome shotgun sequence includes:
- the LOC134183234 gene encoding nuclear transcription factor Y subunit gamma-like, which yields MADLAQGVFTQVNQQAQLSGLAAFAQPQQQHQTMQQHAIQQQAIQQQQVAPQHQLTHTVPGPALTDSQMQLQTFWPKQMMNVRNLHQNDFRFQELPLARIKKIMKQDEEVKMISAEAPVLFSKAAEMFVAELSLRAWIHTEDNKRRTLQRNDVAMAISKFDQFDFLIDIVPREELKPAKRFSAQVVDPSQMQYYFQLQQNVLLQQQQQQQQQQGQQTQAGQAISHQSHPQAQQLLIQSPIQFQVQPQVQLQQQQAQAPQISQLQTLQASQPILIQAPPQMQNQHQPSSSASGVVTLPASLPVMTAMWNQPHQPGVTPASNVQPHAMPQQQIILQQSPHGDQTQGVADMSGVQTIQYVLPQSEGSAPGIHGPPTTYLPLFSSSDNPPGGTPTISGSMTMVGTSVEDQLQETMTMAPVHQHSEQ from the exons ATGGCGGATCTTGCGCAAGGTGTTTTTACTCAAGTAAACCAACAG GCACAACTATCCGGTTTGGCGGCGTTTGCTCAGcctcaacagcaacatcagaCGATGCAACAGCATGCCATTCAACAACAAGCCATTCAACAGCAACAGGTCGCTCCTCAGCATCAACTGACGCACACAGTGCCTGGACCGGCTCTCACAGACTCACAAATGCAGCTGCAGACGTTCTGGCCGAAGCAGATGATGAACGTCCGGAATCTACACCAG aACGACTTTCGTTTCCAAGAGTTGCCACTTGCGAGGATAAAGAAAATCATGAAGCAGGACGAAGAAGTCAAG ATGATCAGTGCAGAG GCACCGGTTCTCTTCTCTAAAGCAGCGGAAATGTTTGTTGCTGAGCTCTCACTTCGAGCGTGGATACACACCGAGGACAACAAGCGAAGAACactgcag AGGAATGATGTTGCCATGGCAATCAGTAAGTTTGATCAGTTTGACTTTCTCATTGATATCGTGCCTCGAGAGGAGCTAAAACCAGCGAAACGATTTTCG GCACAAGTAGTCGATCCATCCCAGATGCAGTATTACTTCCAACTGCAGCAGAACGTTCTTcttcaacagcaacagcagcagcagcaacagcaaggACAACAAACGCAGGCGGGGCAGGCCATTTCCCATCAATCGCATCCTCAGGCGCAACAGCTACTCATACAGTCTCCA ATCCAATTCCAAGTGCAACCACAAGTTCaattgcaacaacagcagGCGCAAGCACCTCAGATATCACAACTACAGACATTACAAGCCAGTCAACCGATTCTCATTCAAGCACCACCACAGATGCAAAATCAACATCAACCAAGCTCGTCGGCATCTGGAGTAGTAACGTTGCCTGCATCTCTTCCTGTCATGACAGCAATGTGGAATCAGCCGCATCAACCTGGTGTAACTCCAGCCTCCAATGTTCAG CCACACGCCATGCCACAGCAACAAATCATTCTACAACAATCACCACACGGTGACCAAACGCAAGGTGTAGCAGACATGAGTGGCGTCCAG ACCATCCAGTACGTCCTCCCTCAGTCGGAGGGTTCAGCACCTGGGATTCATGGCCCACCGACTACATACCTCCCTCTCTTTTCATCGTCTGATAACCCACCAGGGGGCACCCCAACAATATCCGGAAGCATGACGATGGTAGGGACATCAGTCGAAGACCAACTTCAG GAGACTATGACTATGGCACCTGTACATCAACATAGTGAACAGTAG
- the LOC134183004 gene encoding uncharacterized protein LOC134183004 has translation MASVWVDPPIMCRVQGAVAHFGAMCTAVFWLCSLFNFFAVTYSATDNSFVFRHSKLLFVVECLLAVAVSAAVVTVVLVEGGYNTRGIYVVLCVPPTARLMYFTLSLPFTVIMTIGCTLAILIVRRIRKSQNFNYNLGTKSRLSSHRSLQTRFLLVAICIPLCFGVGMTTISVYTNLRKEIYLSYVEYVLCLQTATRQPCSKTFEKYRTVTVCTINMAFLCLYSFVQGAYVLVPKPARKFWSSVWSRVACICRARNVKKKKTKEKDCTPLLLIDESDS, from the exons ATGGCGTCCGTGTGGGTGGACCCTCCGATTATGTGCAGAGTGCAAG gtGCCGTTGCTCATTTTGGAGCAATGTGCACGGCTGTGTTTTGGCTGTGCTCGCTTTTCAACTTCTTTGCCGTGACGTATTCGGCTACGGACAATTCTTTTGTTTTTCGTCACTCTAAGCTCCTCTTCGTCGTAGAGTGTTTGTTGGCCGTTGCTGTGTCTGCAGCTGTAGTGACGGTTGTGCTGGTTGAAGGCGGGTACAACACACGAGGTATCTACGTCGTCCTTTGTGTGCCTCCTACTGCTCGCTTGATGTATTTTACGTTGTCTCTGCCTTTCACTGTTATCATGACAATTGGATGCACTTTGGCAATTTTAATAGTTCGTCGTATTCGCAAG TCTCAGAATTTCAACTACAATCTGGGTACCAAATCTAGACTAAGCAGTCACCGTTCTCTCCAGACTCGTTTCCTCTTGGTTGCCATCTGTATTCCTCTCTGTTTCGGAGTAGGTATGACCACCATATCTGTCTACACCAACCTCAGAAAGGAAATCTATTTAAGCTACGTCGAATACGTTCTTTGCTTGCAAACCGCCACTCGTCAACCCTGTTCTAAAACATTCGAGAAGTACCGCACAGTGACGGTCTGTACGATCAACATGGCCTTCTTATGTCTCTACAGTTTCGTGCAGGGAGCGTACGTTCTCGTGCCCAAACCCGCGCGCAAGTTCTGGTCGAGCGTTTGGTCGAGGGTCGCTTGCATCTGTCGTGCACGCAACgtgaagaaaaagaaaacgaAAGAGAAAGATTGCACGCCGTTGCTGCTGATCGACGAGTCGGACTCGTGA
- the LOC134183003 gene encoding Krueppel-like factor 10, whose amino-acid sequence MSTVTPNVLPWPVINGSCMPTHPTVFAVCPIMPRQFPQDRHYSLHSHDQTVQPASFHQEEKGEKPYVCKWEGCEKKFSRSDELARHNRTHTGEKPYGCPVCGRHFMRSDHFTKHGRSHLVAKEVPAWKLEIERLNQMAQLKSTTSVSQADDTKTF is encoded by the exons ATGTCGACAGTCACACCGAATGTGCTACCATGGCCAGTGATAAATGGATCTTGCATGCCTACTCATCCGACTGTCTTTGCCGTTTGTCCGATCATGCCTCGGCAGTTTCCACAAGACCGTCACTACTCATTGCATAGTCATGATCAAACCGTGCAGCCTGCATCTTTCCATCAGGAAGAAAAAG gCGAGAAACCTTACGTGTGCAAGTGGGAAGGCTGCGAGAAAAAGTTTTCCCGCTCTGACGAGTTGGCGCGACACAATCGCACGCACACCGGCGAGAAACCGTACGGATGTCCCGTCTGCGGACGACACTTCATGCGGAGCGATCACTTCACGAAGCACGGGCGATCTCATCTCGTCGCGAAGGAGGTGCCCGCATGGAAACTCGAAATCGAACGACTCAATCAGATGGCACAACTGAAATCAACCACTTCCGTGTCTCAAGCAGATGATACAAAGACATTCTAA
- the LOC134183543 gene encoding XK-related protein 7-like produces MLLLACCTWNSPWSKAQRALRVLGVILFIADIVSDSILAADYRSRGLHVYFWWTLGLVVCPAIITNAFSIYWECNAAKTRMRREREKAAQVARESESSSEFGETEIDGGNAVDGGNECDGTFPKWLWLVEAFLGPVSKPVVRLNCQAILWHSLLLGILFRSLRALFTQRRPNGEEDGLMEIREATFLQLIESFLEAAPQLVLQISIMVHDDSANTQQLISAIVSLLSLAWSLKTYFAALRNVNARLQSPYRQYRLSCKGGFMMILWRLGMISSRAIALAVFLAAYGSWLLLIAGIHFTVMFLWHIYQQTNFTFPKGLDYAKLKKRGDKWKILLKEWCFDFVMAGLTIFCFINLLQGRTFRNMTVYYIIMFIENTMMVTLWFTSLHADDQAWHTHMLLAFVFSSFLFGLIWLVIYYQYGHPNKQDHQTNAVVRFMHHVIVKLQDDVLIPAAQLDSIQRETFV; encoded by the exons ATGCTTTTGTTAGCGTGTTGCACATGGAACAGTCCATGGAGCAAAGCGCAGAGGGCGCTTAGAGTGCTTGGTGTTATACTCTTTATCGCAGATATCGTGTCTGATTCTATACTGGCGGCTGATTATCGTTCTCGTGGCTTGCATGTGTATTTCTGGTGGACACTgggtctggttgtttgtcctGCTATCATCACGAATGCTTTCTCTATCTACTGGGAGTGTAATGCCGCCAAAACGAGGATGagacgagagagagagaaggcAGCTCAAGTCGCACGTGAAAGCGAAAGTTCGAGTGAATTTGGTGAGACGGAAATCGATGGCGGAAATGCGGTGGATGGAGGGAATGAGTGTGATGGAACGTTTCCAAAATGGCTat GGCTTGTAGAGGCTTTCCTTGGGCCTGTCAGTAAGCCCGTTGTTAGACTAAATTGCCAAGCAATTTTGTGGCACTCCCTACTTCTCGGGATTCTCTTCCGTTCTCTTCGAGCTCTCTTTACACAGCGGAGACCCAATGGAGAAGAGGATGGTCTCATGGAAATCCGAGAGGCGACATTTCTTCAGTTGATAGAGTCATTTCTCGAAGCTGCCCCTCAACTTGTCCTCCAGATTAGTATCATGGTACACGACGACTCGGCTAATACACAACAACTGATTTCGGCTATTgtttctcttctctctctggCATGGTCACTAAAGACCTACTTTGCCGCATTACGTAATGTGAATGCTCGACTACAAAGTCCCTATCGCCAATATAGACTATCCTGCAAGGGCGGCTTTATGATGATTTTGTGGCGTCTGGGAATGATTTCGTCAAGAGCAATCGCGTTGGCAGTGTTTTTGGCAGCCTATGGCAGCTGGCTCTTACTCATTGCTGGAATACACTTTACGGTGATGTTTCTATGGCACATTTATCAGCAAACGAATTTCACGTTCCCTAAGGGATTGGATTATGCGAAACTGAAGAAACGTGGCGACAAATGGAAAATACTGTTGAAAGAATGGTGTTTTGACTTTGTGATGGCGGGTCTGActattttctgttttattaaCCTGCTGCAGGGGAGAACATTTCGTAACATGACGGTTTACTACATCATCATGTTTATAGAGAACACGATGATGGTGACTCTCTGGTTCACATCACTTCATGCCGACGACCAAGCGTGGCATACACACATGCTACTGGCATTTGTGTTCAGTTCGTTTCTATTCGGTCTTATATGGCTCGTCATTTACTACCAATATGGTCACCCGAACAAACAAGATCACCAGACAAATGCCGTTGTGAGGTTTATGCATCATGTCATAGTGAAACTACAAGATGATGTGCTAATACCGGCTGCTCAGTTGGACAGTATTCAAAgagaaacttttgtctaa
- the LOC134183708 gene encoding acid sphingomyelinase-like phosphodiesterase 3b gives MSICFVSNFCFLFLFLYVVASDTRRFWQVTDFHHDPNYTTVGDPGNVDNRRMCHRTADYRSNSSAGRFGNYLCDAPWSLVEAAVEGMKEIEPNPDFILWTGDDPPHVPVPTLSSPKVLDIIRNITGLIRRHFPDTRVFPVLGNHDYYPKGQMPPDNQNDPIYEAIANMWVGDQWIGSSETESFDTFRRGGFYESTYEPPNGGQTLRMVGLNTVYYYHQDLLTKDVEDPAGQLEWLTSVFGDAQEKGQKVYLFGHVPPGMFERKRNTNWFYLDFNVVLTQFIIDSSDVIAGQFFAHQHSDSFKLFYGVNDDGKGSGVIGVPAGVMYLAPSVTPWKTTLNGVSANNPSIRLYEYDATTGAVVNIQQYYMNLTEANVDGTAKWELEYSATAAYGLHNVNSSSIGSLVESFLTNQSLFNMYYEYNSVSYADEPCDDDCKTTQICSIMCPLYDQYASCLNDPQNARQLCSLRVTQSGPSDFPVYADVLIGVGAGLIICVFVFVLLWKEGRQRRKMIFRVDSKEPLLSPTDPD, from the exons ATGTCAATCTGTTTCGTGTCGAATTTCTGCTTcctctttctttttctttacGTCGTCGCCTCCGATACGCGTCGCTTTTGGCAAGTGACCGACTTTCATCACGATCCCAACTACACGACGGTCGGAGATCCAGGAAACGTCGATAACCGGCGCATGTGCCATCGTACAGCCGACTACAGGTCGAATTCGTCGGCCGGACGGTTCGGCAATTATCTCTGCGATGCGCCGTGGAGTCTGGTTGAGGCGGCCGTCGAGGGGATGAAAGAAATCGAGCCAAATCCCGATTTTATCTTGTGGACAGG AGACGACCCACCTCACGTCCCGGTACCAACCCTCAGCAGTCCCAAAGTACTCGACATCATACGCAACATCACCGGTCTCATTCGTCGACACTTTCCCGACACTCGCGTCTTCCCTGTTCTCGGCAACCACGACTACTACCCAAAAGGCCAAATGCCTCCAGACAATCAAAACGATCCGATATATGAAGCCATAGCCAACATGTGGGTCGGAGATCAATGGATCGGGAGTTCAGAAACCGAATCATTCGACACATTCAGACGAGGAGGATTCTACGAATCGACATATGAACCACCGAATGGCGGACAGACGTTACGAATGGTCGGACTCAATACGGTTTACTATTATCATCAGGATCTACTGACGAAAGACGTCGAGGATCCGGCCGGTCAACTTGAATGGTTGACGTCAGTGTTTGGTGACGCTCAAGAGAAAGGTCAAAAAGTCTATCTCTTTGGGCACGTTCCACCAGGCATGTTTGAACGGAAGCGAAACACCAACTGGTTCTATCTCGATTTCAACGTTGTGCTTACCCAATTTATTATTGACAGTAGTGACGTCATTGCTGGTCAGTTCTTTGCCCATCAGCATTCAGACAGCTTCAAGCTCTTTTATGGTGTGAACGATGATGGAAAGGGTAGCGGAGTGATAGGAGTGCCTGCAGGTGTTATGTATCTTGCACCGTCGGTGACACCCTGGAAGACGACGTTGAATGGTGTGAGCGCCAACAATCCGTCGATACGTTTGTATGAGTACGACGCAACGACAGGAGCTGTAGTCAATATACAACAATACTATATGAATCTCACTGAAGCCAATGTCGATGGAACGGCGAAGTGGGAGTTGGAGTACAGTGCGACCGCTGCGTATGGGCTACACAACGTCAACAGCAGTTCGATTGGCTCATTGGTCGAAAGCTTTCTGACTAATCAGAGTCTCTTTAATATGTACTACGAATACAACTCTGTGAGTTATGCGGACGAACCTTGTGATGACGATTGCAAGACGACTCAGATATGCTCGATTATGTGTCCGTTGTATGACCAATATGCATCATGCTTGAACGACCCTCAAAACGCCCGTCAACTGTGTTCGCTCAGAGTCACTCAGTCTGGACCTTCTGACTTTCCAGTTTACGCAGATGTTTTGATTGGAGTTGGAGCCGGTCTGattatttgtgtatttgtcttcGTATTGCTATGGAAGGAGGGTAGACAGAGAAGAAAAATGATTTTTAGAGTGGACAGTAAAGAGCCATTACTTTCTCCGACTGACCCAGACTAG
- the LOC134183530 gene encoding uncharacterized protein LOC134183530, which produces MSPHEFVVAARYWLGLPVFPFPPNSIRCICGHPLDPYGDHLVGCGHGPHRLNRHNALCESIWQSLLIDSKQVVKEQRSSGQSKCRPGDVFHPNFLNGRPGYFDITVRNTLQPSYIARVAETSGVVAEAAEMGKDDRHHARVSLTGGTFYPLVVETLGLWSPDSLETLKSISSKVCAVLAVPFWKALKNLLEQLSVRLWIYNARMISSRILAEVAEVLSWDFPVCE; this is translated from the coding sequence ATGTCACcccatgagtttgttgtagcagCAAGATACTGGTTGGGTCTACCTGTGTTTCCGTTCCCACCAAACAGCATCAGATGTATATGTGGTCATCCACTTGACCCATATGGAGATCATCTTGTTGGGTGTGGTCATGGTCCACATCGTCTGAATCGACATAATGCTTTATGTGAGTCTATTTGGCAATCACTCCTCATTGATTCCAAACAAGTTGTgaaagaacagagaagctCGGGTCAATCCAAATGCCGCCCAGGTGATGTCTTCCATCCGAATTTCTTGAATGGACGGCCTGGATATTTTGACATCACTGTAAGAAACACGTTGCAACCATCTTACATTGctcgagttgctgaaacatcaggagttgttgcagaagcagcagaaatgggCAAGGATGATCGTCACCATGCAAGAGTATCTTTGACTGGTGGTACATTTTATCCGTTGGTAGTTGAAACACTTGGCCTTTGGTCACCAGACAGTCTAGAGACTTTGAAGTCTATATCCTCAAAAGTAtgtgctgtgttagctgttcCCTTCTGGAAGGCTTTAAAGAATTTGCTAGAGCAGCTTTCTGTTAGATTATGGATTTATAACGCTAGAATGATATCTAGCCGCATACTTGCGGAAGTAGCTGAAGTCCTTAGTTGGGACttccctgtatgtgagtag
- the LOC134183188 gene encoding Krueppel-like factor 16, which translates to MEQLSPPESPKSSETLMNDGETARDAAECLINMSKWMPPSPHSPSTGGDVSYERERHSPPEAARQGVSSFVTCTGSPRVSSASVHYMPAVSTQGMSAAASNILLPFFAGTPVISHPGLIPVTQMMLPHSLVTFAPLTTAVDAIQPAILQQEEKKPRERSHRCPYDNCDKTYFKSSHLKAHVRTHTGERPYVCEWEGCDKTFARSDELARHKRTHTGEKRFGCPLCGRQFMRSDHLTKHARRHMVVKKMPAWKLEVQRLSQMAKLQTEEPSAADIAAS; encoded by the exons ATGGAACAGCTTTCTCCTCCAGAATCTCCCAAATCAAGCGAAACTCTAATG AATGACGGAGAAACGGCTCGTGATGCGGCCGAGTGTCTTATAAACATGAGCAAATGGATGCCTCCCTCTCCCCACTCTCCGTCGACTGGCGGAGATGTTTCATACGAACGAGAGCGGCACAGTCCGCCAGAAGCTGCACGACAG GGTGTGTCGTCTTTCGTCACGTGCACGGGATCGCCACGTGTGAGTAGCGCTTCGGTTCACTACATGCCGGCGGTATCGACACAAGGGATGTCAGCTGCAGCATCTAACATCTTGTTGCCGTTCTTCGCTGGCACTCCTGTTATCTCACATCCGGGACTCATTCCCGTGACCCAGATGATGTTGCCACACTCCCTCGTGACCTTTGCTCCTCTGACTACTGCCGTCGACGCGATACAGCCAGCAAtcttacaacaagaagagaagaaaccGAGAGAGAGATCACATCGATGTCCATACGACAACTGCGATAAGACATACTTCAAGAGCTCACACTTAAAAGCACATGTTCGAACCCACACAG GTGAAAGGCCATATGTGTGTGAATGGGAGGGATGTGACAAAACGTTTGCTCGATCGGACGAACTTGCTCGGCACAAGCGAACTCACACCGGCGAGAAACGATTTGGATGCCCACTCTGTGGCAGGCAGTTCATGCGGAGTGATCATCTTACTAAGCACGCGAGACGTCACATGGTCGTGAAGAAGATGCCTGCATGGAAACTCGAGGTGCAGAGACTCTCGCAGATGGCAAAGTTGCAGACCGAGGAGCCATCAGCAGCAGACATTGCGGCTTCATAG